Proteins found in one Anopheles aquasalis chromosome 3, idAnoAquaMG_Q_19, whole genome shotgun sequence genomic segment:
- the LOC126574467 gene encoding ras-related protein Rab-8A, with product MALDFAATYKVLVLGDSNVGKTCIVHRYCDERYYDTYISTIGIDFKQKLINLDGVPIKLQIWDTAGQERFRTLTTAYYRGAMGILLMYDVTSLESFNNLSYWLRNIQENAAPDVVKVLAGNKCECNPPQRAVDKERGEKIAENFDMPFFEVSCKQNINIEDAFLTLARKIREQREHRGENFDDGDRQKGLQDMIKNGPGSNGLGPFTLGNGGEGGRCSC from the exons ATGGCACTGGATTTCGCGGCAACGTACAAGGTGCTTGTGCTGGGCGACTCGAACGTCGGCAAGACGTGCATCGTCCATCGGTACTGTGACGAGCGCTACTACGACACCTACATCTCCACGATCG GTATCGATTTCAAGCAGAAACTCATCAACCTGGACGGTGTGCCAATAAAGCTGCAGATCTGGGATACGGCGGGCCAGGAACGGTTCCGCACGCTAACCACTGCCTACTACCGTGGTGCCATGGGGATACTGCTGATGTACGACGTCACCAGTCTGGAGTCATTCAACAACTTGTCCTACTGGTTGCGGAACATACAGGAG AATGCAGCACCGGATGTGGTGAAGGTTCTGGCGGGCAATAAGTGCGAATGCAATCCACCGCAGCGTGCGGTCGACAAGGAGCGAGGCGAAAAG ATTGCCGAAAACTTCGACATGCCATTCTTTGAGGTCTCCTGCAAACAGAACATCAACATCGAGGATGCATTCCTGACGCTGGCACGCAAAATCCGTGAGCAGCGAGAGCACAGG GGTGAAAACTttgacgatggcgatcgtCAGAAAGGTTTGCAGGATATGATCAAGAACGGGCCGGGATCAAACGGTCTTGGTCCGTTCACGTTAGGTAACGGAGGCGAAGGTGGTCGCTGCTCGTGTTAA
- the LOC126575631 gene encoding serine/threonine-protein kinase Nek8 isoform X2, which translates to MSRLTLGEPRSNEPPAVGQQSGVEPEQRNHLEITGYRWMRIVGQGSFGVAILYERQSDGQQVVMKQVALGELTASEREMAMNEVDVFSKLHHPNIIAYLGSRVHGDRLFIEMEYADGGTLAQMLAQRAAGESLPERFVLNIFEQLVSAVAYLHSQNILHRDLKTANVFLHRKGTVKVGDFGISKITSTKVHAQTVLGTPYYFSPEMCEGKTYDVKSDIWALGCILGEMCCLKKAFTAANLSELVSKIMIAEYVPLPDSYSQSLRQVHALLFRIDPIARPSATEILQHWLPIVYRNLDSIEHRPLPTASDSNDKYAPTKASSTPTISRQRTVLYQLHSFGQSSSLAPLPLPSTLKIRQIATRGHHFVAVMEGTVYSWGEGDKGQLGHDALESWHHIPMRIEAVRQHTVIGAAVGQGFTVLWTQTGALLSCGDNSLGCLGHGNTTSLLVPQQIVKLERSAIVQVSCGTTHVLALTEAGIVYSWGTSSSGALALGKRLHTALEPERVLLPQTVQNVRELHAGPDCTILITREGDCYCCGSNAGNRLGLGRKVPETATLSKICIARGRPKILAVSVAETHAAFLVEGGYLVTLGDNRYGQRGVEHRSELLQSTIVRQLESRYIVSVQCSETYTVAITEDNCVVLWGTRMGTPDTAADGANIGNSLRTGHTRLKQQHDEECLAGYANSTAALTEILTTIYKQETIFTPSDVLAVYSSKEQQHLGSYVKLLEVHPLQHSLLVLIETNSPMV; encoded by the exons ATGAGTCGGCTTACCTTAGGCGAACCACGCAGCAACGAACCACCGGCAGTCGGGCAGCAAAGCGGCGTGGAACCGGAACAGCGGAACCACCTCGAGATTACGGGCTACCGCTGGATGCGTATCGTAGGTCAGGGTTCGTTCGGTGTCGCCATCCTCTACGAACGGCAATCCGATGGCCAACAGGTGGTGATGAAGCAGGTAGCGCTGGGTGAGCTGACGGCATCCGAACGCGAGATGGCCATGAACGAGGTGGACGTGTTCTCGAAGCTGCACCATCCAAACATTATCGCCTATCTGGGCTCACGGGTGCACGGTGATCGGCTGTTTATAGAAATGGAGTACGCCGACGGTGGCACCCTGGCACAGATGCTGGCTCAGCGTGCGGCCGGCGAATCACTACCGGAACGGTTCGTGTTGAACATCTTCGAGCAACTGGTCAGTGCCGTCGCTTATTTGCATTCGCAGAACATCCTGCACCGTGATCTGAAGACAGCGAATGTGTTTCTCCACCGCAAGGGCACGGTGAAGGTGGGCGATTTCGGTATCTCCAAGATTACCAGCACGAAAGTGCATGCCCAGACGGTGCTCGGTACACCGTACTACTTCAGTCCGGAAATG TGCGAAGGCAAGACCTACGATGTAAAGAGTGATATCTGGGCCCTCGGCTGTATCCTGGGAGAGATGTGTTGCCTGAAGAAGGCATTCACTGCGGCCAATCTATCGGAATTGGTTTCAAAAATCATGATCGCCGAATATGTTCCCCTGCCCGATAGCTACTCTCAATCGTTGCGCCAAGTTCACGCGTTGCTTTTTAGAATTGATCCGATAGCGAGACCCTCGGCTACGGAGATACTGCAGCATTGGTTGCCAATCGTTTATCGTAATTTGGATTCCATCGAACACAGACCTCTACCAACAGCGAGTGATAGTAACGATAAGTATGCTCCAACGAAGGCATCATCAACTCCGACCATCTCCCGACAACGGACAGTACTCTATCAGCTCCACTCGTTCGGCCAATCCTCATCGTTGGCCCCATTACCTCTACCATCAACACTCAAAATCAGGCAGATTGCGACTCGTGGCCATCACTTTGTCGCCGTAATGGAAG GCACCGTGTACAGTTGGGGAGAAGGTGACAAAGGGCAGCTGGGACATGATGCGCTCGAATCCTGGCACCACATTCCGATGCGGATCGAAGCGGTGCGACAGCATACTGTAATCGG AGCGGCCGTTGGTCAAGGCTTCACGGTGCTGTGGACGCAAACAGGAGCCTTGCTTAGCTGTGGTGACAATAGTCTCGGTTGCCTAGGTCACGGTAACACAACGTCACTGCTGGTACCACAGCAAATAGTGAAGCTGGAACGCTCGGCGATCGTGCAGGTATCCTGCGGTACCACACATGTCCTAGCCCTTACCGAAGCCGGTATCGTGTACAGTTGgggaacgagcagcagcggagccCTAGCACTGGGCAAACGACTCCACACGGCCCTCGAACCGGAACGTGTCCTGCTACCACAGACGGTGCAGAACGTGCGCGAGCTTCACGCTGGTCCGGACTGTACGATTCTGATAACGCGCGAAGGCGATTGCTATTGCTGTGGCAGCAATGCCGGTAATCGGTTGGGCCTTGGCCGGAAGGTTCCCGAGACGGCGACACTGAGCAAGATCTGCATTGCCCGGGGGCGTCCCAAGATACTGGCCGTCAGTGTGGCCGAGACGCATGCCGCGTTTCTGGTCGAAGGAGGCTACCTTGTAACACTCGGTGATAATCGGTACGGTCAGCGTGGAGTAGAACATCGGAGCGAACTGCTGCAGTCCACGATTGTCCGTCAGCTAGAGTCGCGTTATATCGTG AGTGTACAATGTAGCGAAACGTACACGGTTGCCATTACGGAGGACAATTGCGTAGTGCTCTGGGGAACACGCATGGGCACACCGGACacagctgctgatggtgcaaACATTGGCAACAGCCTTCGCACCGGTCACACCAGGTTGAAG cagcaacacgacgAAGAATGTCTGGCAGGCTATGCAAACAGTACGGCGGCGCTAACGGAGATCCTCACGACCATCTACAAACAGGAGACAATCTTCACACCCTCGGATGTTTTAGC GGTGTACTCGTCCAAGGAACAGCAACATTTGGGCTCGTACGTGAAGCTACTCGAGGTCCATCCACTACAGCATAGTTTACTGGTACTAATCGAAACGAATAGTCCCATGGTGTAG
- the LOC126575631 gene encoding serine/threonine-protein kinase Nek8 isoform X1: MSRLTLGEPRSNEPPAVGQQSGVEPEQRNHLEITGYRWMRIVGQGSFGVAILYERQSDGQQVVMKQVALGELTASEREMAMNEVDVFSKLHHPNIIAYLGSRVHGDRLFIEMEYADGGTLAQMLAQRAAGESLPERFVLNIFEQLVSAVAYLHSQNILHRDLKTANVFLHRKGTVKVGDFGISKITSTKVHAQTVLGTPYYFSPEMCEGKTYDVKSDIWALGCILGEMCCLKKAFTAANLSELVSKIMIAEYVPLPDSYSQSLRQVHALLFRIDPIARPSATEILQHWLPIVYRNLDSIEHRPLPTASDSNDKYAPTKASSTPTISRQRTVLYQLHSFGQSSSLAPLPLPSTLKIRQIATRGHHFVAVMEEGTVYSWGEGDKGQLGHDALESWHHIPMRIEAVRQHTVIGAAVGQGFTVLWTQTGALLSCGDNSLGCLGHGNTTSLLVPQQIVKLERSAIVQVSCGTTHVLALTEAGIVYSWGTSSSGALALGKRLHTALEPERVLLPQTVQNVRELHAGPDCTILITREGDCYCCGSNAGNRLGLGRKVPETATLSKICIARGRPKILAVSVAETHAAFLVEGGYLVTLGDNRYGQRGVEHRSELLQSTIVRQLESRYIVSVQCSETYTVAITEDNCVVLWGTRMGTPDTAADGANIGNSLRTGHTRLKQQHDEECLAGYANSTAALTEILTTIYKQETIFTPSDVLAVYSSKEQQHLGSYVKLLEVHPLQHSLLVLIETNSPMV; encoded by the exons ATGAGTCGGCTTACCTTAGGCGAACCACGCAGCAACGAACCACCGGCAGTCGGGCAGCAAAGCGGCGTGGAACCGGAACAGCGGAACCACCTCGAGATTACGGGCTACCGCTGGATGCGTATCGTAGGTCAGGGTTCGTTCGGTGTCGCCATCCTCTACGAACGGCAATCCGATGGCCAACAGGTGGTGATGAAGCAGGTAGCGCTGGGTGAGCTGACGGCATCCGAACGCGAGATGGCCATGAACGAGGTGGACGTGTTCTCGAAGCTGCACCATCCAAACATTATCGCCTATCTGGGCTCACGGGTGCACGGTGATCGGCTGTTTATAGAAATGGAGTACGCCGACGGTGGCACCCTGGCACAGATGCTGGCTCAGCGTGCGGCCGGCGAATCACTACCGGAACGGTTCGTGTTGAACATCTTCGAGCAACTGGTCAGTGCCGTCGCTTATTTGCATTCGCAGAACATCCTGCACCGTGATCTGAAGACAGCGAATGTGTTTCTCCACCGCAAGGGCACGGTGAAGGTGGGCGATTTCGGTATCTCCAAGATTACCAGCACGAAAGTGCATGCCCAGACGGTGCTCGGTACACCGTACTACTTCAGTCCGGAAATG TGCGAAGGCAAGACCTACGATGTAAAGAGTGATATCTGGGCCCTCGGCTGTATCCTGGGAGAGATGTGTTGCCTGAAGAAGGCATTCACTGCGGCCAATCTATCGGAATTGGTTTCAAAAATCATGATCGCCGAATATGTTCCCCTGCCCGATAGCTACTCTCAATCGTTGCGCCAAGTTCACGCGTTGCTTTTTAGAATTGATCCGATAGCGAGACCCTCGGCTACGGAGATACTGCAGCATTGGTTGCCAATCGTTTATCGTAATTTGGATTCCATCGAACACAGACCTCTACCAACAGCGAGTGATAGTAACGATAAGTATGCTCCAACGAAGGCATCATCAACTCCGACCATCTCCCGACAACGGACAGTACTCTATCAGCTCCACTCGTTCGGCCAATCCTCATCGTTGGCCCCATTACCTCTACCATCAACACTCAAAATCAGGCAGATTGCGACTCGTGGCCATCACTTTGTCGCCGTAATGGAAG AAGGCACCGTGTACAGTTGGGGAGAAGGTGACAAAGGGCAGCTGGGACATGATGCGCTCGAATCCTGGCACCACATTCCGATGCGGATCGAAGCGGTGCGACAGCATACTGTAATCGG AGCGGCCGTTGGTCAAGGCTTCACGGTGCTGTGGACGCAAACAGGAGCCTTGCTTAGCTGTGGTGACAATAGTCTCGGTTGCCTAGGTCACGGTAACACAACGTCACTGCTGGTACCACAGCAAATAGTGAAGCTGGAACGCTCGGCGATCGTGCAGGTATCCTGCGGTACCACACATGTCCTAGCCCTTACCGAAGCCGGTATCGTGTACAGTTGgggaacgagcagcagcggagccCTAGCACTGGGCAAACGACTCCACACGGCCCTCGAACCGGAACGTGTCCTGCTACCACAGACGGTGCAGAACGTGCGCGAGCTTCACGCTGGTCCGGACTGTACGATTCTGATAACGCGCGAAGGCGATTGCTATTGCTGTGGCAGCAATGCCGGTAATCGGTTGGGCCTTGGCCGGAAGGTTCCCGAGACGGCGACACTGAGCAAGATCTGCATTGCCCGGGGGCGTCCCAAGATACTGGCCGTCAGTGTGGCCGAGACGCATGCCGCGTTTCTGGTCGAAGGAGGCTACCTTGTAACACTCGGTGATAATCGGTACGGTCAGCGTGGAGTAGAACATCGGAGCGAACTGCTGCAGTCCACGATTGTCCGTCAGCTAGAGTCGCGTTATATCGTG AGTGTACAATGTAGCGAAACGTACACGGTTGCCATTACGGAGGACAATTGCGTAGTGCTCTGGGGAACACGCATGGGCACACCGGACacagctgctgatggtgcaaACATTGGCAACAGCCTTCGCACCGGTCACACCAGGTTGAAG cagcaacacgacgAAGAATGTCTGGCAGGCTATGCAAACAGTACGGCGGCGCTAACGGAGATCCTCACGACCATCTACAAACAGGAGACAATCTTCACACCCTCGGATGTTTTAGC GGTGTACTCGTCCAAGGAACAGCAACATTTGGGCTCGTACGTGAAGCTACTCGAGGTCCATCCACTACAGCATAGTTTACTGGTACTAATCGAAACGAATAGTCCCATGGTGTAG
- the LOC126578826 gene encoding phosphatidylserine lipase ABHD16A: MPFHKFIFTPRLLKEYDGSKEGYEPGALEKYGDQILTALNLMWSFSYYTSPILVSILYRRGYFVAESVGTFAKVTTGIGLLVAVSLCMRGLGRSMNVAYVRFAETLENAKRNSARNGEPKTALRRYDFDFSQWPIDYTVTGGSRKQRSQRNKSLWISSLPCQIAAYVAIHTFGIRMIYPGSVRLLQSYVEPMLIEGRTKLVTQLNAKRNKVKTADGNEIDTIIVDNRHRSANGKTLVICSEGNASFYEIGIMSTPLDLQYSVLGWNHPGFAGSSGRPYPDQDQHAIDAVVQFAINELGFRPENIILYGWSIGGYSTLYAASQYPEVKGVILDATFDDVLQLALPRMPERISNIVKIAIREYVNLNNTELISQYNGPVLLIRRTDDEIICSEDNDLGTNRGNYLLVNMLKNRFPNIFKPEQETLARELLCKPIDFIKNVPDDLCISLLMSYLTDNGNNGTNRSYPIEIGAEFSNEQRNTMVKFLIKKHLLDFKSTHCTPLPEEFFQMPWEIPVETDYVFT; this comes from the exons GAGGGCTACGAACCAGGAGCACTGGAAAAGTATGGAGACCAAATCCTGACAGCT CTTAATCTCATGTGGAGCTTCAGTTACTACACCTCACCGATACTCGTCTCGATACTCTACCGGCGGGGTTACTTTGTCGCCGAATCAGTTGGCACCTTTGCAAAGGTAACGACGGGCATcggtttgctggtggccgtATCACTCTGCATGCGCGGTCTCGGACGTTCGATGAACGTGGCGTACGTACGGTTCGCGGAGACACTCGAAAACGCCAAACGGAACAGTGCTCGCAACGGGGAACCGAAGACAGCCCTCCGGCGGTACGATTTCGACTTCAGTCAATGGCCAATCGATTACACCGTCACGGGTGGCAGCCGCAAACAGCGCAGCCAACGGAATAAGAGCTTGTGGATATCGTCACTTCCGTGTCAGATTGCGGCATACGTTGCCATTCACACCTTTGGCATCCGCATGATATATCCCGGTTCAGTGCGACTACTGCAGAGCTATGTCG AGCCGATGCTGATCGAGGGGCGCACCAAACTGGTGACACAGTTAAACGCAAAGCGTAACAAAGTGAAGACCGCCGATGGTAACGAAATTGATACGATCATTGTCGATAATCGGCATCGAAGTGCCAATGGGAAAACACTGGTCATATGCTCCGAGGGCAATGCCAGTTTCTACGAAATCGGAATCATGTCTACGCCACTCGATTTGCAGTACTCGGTGCTAGGTTGGAACCATCCAGGGTTTGCCGGAAGCAGC GGCCGTCCATATCCAGACCAGGATCAGCATGCAATCGATGCGGTGGTTCAATTCGCAATCAACGAGCTAGGCTTTCGACCGGAAAACATCATCCTGTACGGCTGGAGTATCGGCGGCTACTCGACGCTCTATGCCGCCTCACAGTATCCCGAGGTGAAGGGCGTCATTCTCGATGCAACGTTCGATGATGTGCTGCAGCTCGCGTTACCACGGATGCCGGAGCGCATTTCGAACATCGTCAAGATCGCGATCCGCGAGTACGTTAATCTGAACAATACGGAACTGATCAGCCAGTACAATGGTCCCGTGTTGCTGATTCGCCGTACGGATGATGAAATCATTTGCTCAGA AGACAACGATCTGGGTACGAACCGGGGCAACTATCTGCTCGTTAATATGCTCAAGAACCGGTTCCCAAACATCTTCAAACCCGAACAGGAAACGCTGGCCAGGGAACTGTTGtgcaaaccgatcgatttcatcaaaaatg TTCCAGATGATTTATGCATTTCGTTGCTCATGTCGTACCTGACCGACAACGGGAACAACGGTACGAACCGAAGCTACCCGATTGAAATTGGTGCCGAGTTTTCAAACGAACAACGGAACACAATGGTCAAATTTCTG ATAAAGAAGCACCTGCTGGACTTTAAATCGACACACTGTACCCCACTGCCGGAAGAGTTCTTCCAAATGCCGTGGGAAATTCCGGTCGAAACGGATTACGTTTTCACCTAA